In [Clostridium] cellulosi, one genomic interval encodes:
- the ywlC gene encoding putative tRNA threonylcarbamoyladenosine biosynthesis protein YwlC (High confidence in function and specificity), with translation MLTEVINCENSIDKDGIKRAAELLREGKLVVIPTETVYGLAANALDEKAVANIFTAKGRPQDNPLIVHVASKDWLPRYAAEIPESAKKLMDAFWPGPLTIILKKLPVIPSIVSAGLDTAGFRCPSHPIAHAIIEEAGIPLAAPSANLSGKPSPTLASHVLQDLDGRVSAVVDGGSCGVGVESTVITLADGHPRILRPGGVTPEQIKDVLGEVFIDRAVTHKVSMGEIVASPGMKYKHYAPKAHVSIINAPLDKMAEFVNERAKDGVAVLCFEGEQNRFNVQCVTYGQSDDGASQAQRLFDALRELDEIGAKTVYARCPSLDGIGLAVYNRLLRAAGFEIFNL, from the coding sequence ATGTTAACAGAAGTTATAAATTGTGAAAATAGTATTGATAAAGACGGTATAAAGCGCGCGGCTGAGCTATTAAGGGAAGGGAAATTGGTCGTAATCCCTACGGAAACCGTCTATGGGCTTGCGGCTAATGCCCTTGACGAAAAGGCCGTCGCCAATATATTTACGGCGAAGGGCAGGCCGCAGGATAATCCGCTTATCGTTCACGTCGCGTCAAAGGACTGGCTGCCGCGATACGCCGCCGAGATACCTGAGTCCGCCAAAAAACTTATGGATGCGTTTTGGCCTGGGCCTCTTACGATAATCTTAAAAAAGCTGCCTGTTATCCCGTCGATAGTTTCGGCAGGGCTTGATACAGCCGGTTTTAGGTGTCCCTCCCATCCTATCGCCCATGCAATAATAGAGGAAGCGGGTATCCCGCTGGCAGCACCGTCCGCAAACCTTTCCGGCAAACCCAGCCCGACGCTGGCGTCCCACGTTTTGCAGGATCTTGACGGGCGCGTTTCCGCTGTCGTCGACGGGGGCTCCTGCGGAGTCGGGGTTGAATCCACCGTCATAACATTGGCGGACGGGCATCCGCGTATACTCCGGCCGGGAGGAGTCACGCCGGAACAGATAAAAGACGTTTTAGGCGAGGTTTTTATCGACCGCGCTGTTACGCATAAAGTGAGCATGGGCGAAATAGTGGCCTCGCCGGGTATGAAGTACAAGCATTACGCCCCAAAAGCCCATGTCTCGATTATCAATGCCCCGCTTGACAAGATGGCGGAGTTTGTGAATGAGAGGGCAAAAGACGGGGTCGCGGTGCTTTGCTTTGAGGGTGAGCAGAACCGCTTCAATGTTCAGTGTGTCACCTACGGCCAGTCTGACGACGGCGCCTCACAGGCTCAGAGGCTGTTCGACGCCTTAAGGGAGCTTGACGAGATTGGGGCCAAGACAGTTTATGCCCGCTGCCCGAGCCTTGACGGAATTGGGCTTGCCGTATATAATCGACTGTTGAGAGCTGCAGGGTTTGAAATATTTAACCTGTAA